From Paenibacillus graminis, a single genomic window includes:
- a CDS encoding Tex family protein produces MARQEQETITQAIAKELGISVKQVRTTVGLLDEGNTIPFIARYRKEMTGELDENVLRDIEERLSYLRNLGDRKKDVLRSIEEQGKLTQELQEQILKAVKLQEVEDLYRPFRQKRKTRASVAKEKGLEPLADWVMEQRRQGQPLEEAAKYIDAEKGVESAELALQGAMDIIAENIADDPTIRSWVRQYTASQGILVSEAKDAEQESVYENYYNYREPVHKMPPHRILAINRGERENVLKVGIEVTADKIHAFILRKLVKGPSPVKELLEAVTEDAYKRLIAPSVEREVRGEMTEKGETQAISIFSGNLRSLLLQPPVKGRNVLGVDPAYRTGCKLAVVDDTGKLLEVAVTYPTPPNNKKREAAAKFKELIAKYGIQLIVIGNGTGSRETEQFTAEVIAEIGDPGLAYLIVNEAGASVYSASKLAQEEFPDLDVAERSAASIARRVQDPLAELVKIDPKAIGVGQYQHDVSQKHLEESLKGVVESAVNHVGVDVNTASASLLSYVAGVNATIAKNIVKFREENGKFTTRKQLQKVPRLGAKSYEQCIGFLRIPGGDNTLDRTPIHPESYPVVDRLFRELGLDVASLGSKEVAEQLQAQDAAELAVKLDVGVPTLRDILESLQRPGRDPREELPLPIFRTDVLKIEDLVPGMEMQGTVRNVIDFGAFVDIGIKNDGLVHISQLSGSYVKHPMDVVSVGDNVTVWVLGVDLKKGRVSLTMRPPSGNDGGAK; encoded by the coding sequence CTGGCCCGCCAGGAGCAGGAAACGATCACACAGGCGATAGCCAAGGAGCTTGGCATCAGTGTGAAGCAGGTACGGACTACGGTAGGGCTGCTGGATGAGGGGAATACGATTCCTTTTATCGCCCGGTACCGCAAGGAAATGACCGGTGAGCTGGACGAGAACGTACTGCGCGATATTGAAGAGCGGCTCAGCTATTTGCGCAATCTCGGGGACCGCAAAAAGGATGTGCTCCGCAGCATTGAAGAGCAGGGGAAGCTGACCCAAGAGCTGCAGGAGCAGATTCTGAAGGCGGTGAAGCTGCAGGAAGTGGAGGATCTGTACCGCCCGTTCCGCCAGAAGCGCAAGACGCGCGCCAGTGTCGCCAAGGAGAAGGGTCTGGAGCCGTTGGCCGACTGGGTAATGGAGCAGCGCCGCCAGGGCCAACCGCTAGAGGAGGCCGCTAAATATATAGATGCCGAAAAAGGTGTGGAGAGCGCAGAGCTGGCTCTTCAAGGTGCGATGGACATCATCGCGGAGAACATTGCCGACGATCCTACCATCCGCTCCTGGGTCCGCCAGTATACAGCCAGCCAAGGCATACTGGTCTCGGAAGCTAAGGATGCGGAGCAGGAGAGTGTCTACGAGAACTATTACAATTACCGTGAACCGGTACATAAAATGCCGCCGCACCGCATTCTCGCCATCAACCGCGGCGAACGGGAAAATGTGCTGAAGGTCGGCATAGAAGTGACGGCTGACAAGATTCATGCCTTTATCCTGCGAAAGCTGGTGAAGGGGCCATCTCCGGTCAAAGAACTGCTGGAAGCAGTGACCGAGGATGCCTACAAACGGCTGATCGCGCCTTCCGTGGAGCGCGAGGTGCGCGGGGAGATGACGGAAAAGGGGGAAACGCAAGCGATTTCCATCTTCTCCGGAAATCTGCGCAGCCTGCTGCTGCAGCCGCCGGTGAAGGGGCGAAACGTGCTGGGCGTCGACCCGGCCTACCGCACCGGCTGCAAGCTGGCCGTGGTGGACGACACCGGCAAGCTGCTGGAGGTGGCGGTCACCTATCCGACGCCGCCAAACAACAAGAAGCGGGAGGCGGCGGCGAAGTTCAAAGAGCTGATTGCCAAATATGGCATCCAGCTCATTGTCATCGGCAACGGCACCGGCTCGCGGGAGACGGAGCAGTTCACCGCCGAGGTGATCGCAGAGATCGGCGATCCGGGGCTGGCGTACCTCATTGTCAATGAGGCCGGAGCCAGCGTGTATTCTGCCTCCAAGCTGGCGCAGGAGGAGTTCCCGGACCTCGATGTGGCGGAGCGCAGCGCCGCCTCCATCGCCCGCCGCGTGCAGGACCCGCTCGCGGAGCTGGTGAAGATCGACCCGAAGGCGATCGGTGTCGGGCAGTACCAGCATGACGTCTCCCAGAAGCATCTGGAGGAAAGTCTGAAAGGCGTCGTAGAATCGGCGGTCAACCACGTCGGCGTCGATGTGAATACCGCGTCGGCTTCCCTGCTGTCCTATGTGGCGGGAGTCAATGCGACCATTGCCAAGAATATAGTGAAGTTCCGCGAGGAGAACGGCAAGTTCACGACCCGGAAGCAGCTGCAGAAGGTACCGCGCCTTGGCGCCAAGTCCTATGAGCAGTGCATCGGCTTCCTGCGTATTCCCGGCGGCGACAACACGCTGGACCGTACGCCCATCCACCCGGAATCCTATCCGGTAGTGGATCGTCTATTCCGCGAGCTGGGGCTCGATGTGGCCTCGCTCGGCAGCAAAGAAGTAGCCGAACAGCTTCAGGCGCAGGATGCCGCTGAGCTGGCGGTGAAGCTTGATGTCGGCGTGCCTACGCTGCGCGACATCCTGGAGAGCCTGCAGCGTCCGGGCCGCGATCCGCGCGAGGAGCTGCCGCTGCCGATCTTCCGCACGGATGTGCTGAAGATCGAAGACCTGGTTCCCGGTATGGAAATGCAGGGAACTGTGCGCAACGTGATCGATTTCGGCGCCTTCGTCGATATCGGCATCAAGAACGACGGGCTGGTGCATATATCCCAGCTTAGCGGCAGCTACGTGAAGCATCCGATGGACGTTGTCTCCGTGGGAGACAATGTCACCGTATGGGTGCTGGGCGTCGACCTCAAGAAAGGCCGGGTCAGCCTGACCATGCGCCCGCCGAGCGGCAATGATGGAGGCGCGAAATAA
- a CDS encoding TetR/AcrR family transcriptional regulator: MVRIKGRSDGEETKKRIVQKAAQLFVQKGYGAVTMNEVCSAAKVSKGSLYHHFPSKDELFLYVVEDDTEQWLSQWAEKSSRISGLEERFYALGEHYANDFQNPLIRALEEYARSRPHSDEVHQRLAQLCESASEACRNLLQEGMDTGYLIKGNLDNYVIIVSGLLEGVARVSEIMAAAKAPEDIMQYYREAIGLLLQGIRAR; encoded by the coding sequence GTGGTCAGGATTAAAGGGCGTTCTGACGGAGAAGAGACAAAGAAACGGATTGTGCAGAAGGCTGCGCAGCTGTTTGTTCAAAAAGGATATGGAGCTGTAACGATGAATGAGGTCTGTTCAGCGGCAAAGGTCAGCAAAGGCAGCCTGTATCACCATTTTCCCAGCAAGGATGAGCTGTTCCTGTACGTGGTCGAAGACGATACGGAGCAATGGCTTTCCCAGTGGGCAGAGAAAAGCAGCCGCATCAGCGGCCTGGAAGAGCGTTTCTATGCGCTGGGCGAGCATTATGCGAATGATTTCCAGAATCCCCTGATCCGGGCGCTGGAGGAGTATGCCAGATCCCGCCCCCATTCCGACGAGGTTCATCAGCGTCTGGCGCAGCTCTGCGAATCTGCCTCGGAAGCCTGCCGGAATCTGCTGCAAGAGGGAATGGATACCGGATATCTGATAAAGGGAAATCTGGACAATTACGTTATCATTGTAAGCGGTTTGCTGGAGGGAGTCGCCAGAGTCAGCGAGATTATGGCTGCGGCGAAGGCGCCGGAGGATATCATGCAATATTACCGCGAAGCGATAGGGCTGCTGCTGCAGGGGATACGTGCCCGGTAG
- a CDS encoding GNAT family N-acetyltransferase, whose product MNETVIRNFRQEDMAALGEFYQAVTAGGPVIFWWVGEEENVVNVFCAFEGNRMVAKGQVGVFNIIPTESAPENKHKIFINLKVVPGREEDVELLNGVYERLLARAYAMKETLPDGHGTLLCVGNYSAETGYHRYFQEQQGYRYLHSLYSMQCDLTKPVVDMPLPDGLDWTHWGMETREEQNRYMKLESEVWPEAPIGAERLAEYRAHPLWTAIIAREAGTVVASVMAWQEDAGGVIEDVFVREAWRRRGIARFLLAEALKYLQGHGLETASLITGTDNDSAQALYQSVGFHIVSEETRYYMEL is encoded by the coding sequence TTGAATGAAACTGTGATCCGGAATTTTAGGCAGGAAGATATGGCAGCGCTGGGTGAGTTTTATCAGGCGGTGACGGCAGGCGGTCCTGTGATCTTTTGGTGGGTGGGCGAAGAAGAGAATGTTGTCAATGTGTTTTGCGCTTTTGAAGGAAACCGGATGGTGGCCAAAGGCCAGGTTGGGGTATTCAATATCATTCCAACTGAAAGTGCGCCGGAGAATAAGCATAAGATTTTTATCAATTTGAAGGTTGTGCCGGGCAGGGAAGAGGACGTGGAACTGCTGAATGGTGTGTATGAGCGTCTGCTGGCGCGGGCTTATGCTATGAAGGAGACGCTGCCGGATGGTCACGGCACACTATTGTGTGTGGGGAACTATTCGGCTGAAACGGGCTATCACCGTTATTTTCAGGAGCAGCAGGGCTACCGGTATTTACATAGTCTGTATAGCATGCAATGTGACTTGACGAAGCCCGTTGTGGATATGCCGCTTCCTGATGGACTGGACTGGACACATTGGGGAATGGAGACCCGTGAAGAGCAGAACCGGTACATGAAGCTGGAATCAGAGGTGTGGCCGGAGGCGCCGATTGGAGCGGAACGGCTTGCTGAATATCGCGCGCACCCGCTGTGGACCGCCATTATTGCCCGGGAAGCAGGGACGGTGGTTGCCAGTGTGATGGCTTGGCAGGAAGATGCGGGTGGCGTTATTGAGGATGTGTTCGTCCGGGAAGCGTGGAGAAGACGCGGCATTGCCCGCTTCCTGCTGGCTGAAGCCCTGAAATATTTGCAGGGGCATGGGCTTGAAACCGCCTCACTGATCACCGGAACCGACAACGACTCTGCCCAGGCCCTGTATCAATCGGTTGGTTTTCACATTGTAAGCGAAGAAACCAG
- a CDS encoding MFS transporter: MKLLLRNRGAMLLLMLNIFLAFTGIGLVVPIMPTYMNELGIGGSIVGLLVAAFSLTQLILSPFAGGVSDRMGRKKIIVGGLVVFALSELLFGLAESSWLLFASRMLGGAGAAMIMPAVMAYVADTTSMEERAKGMGLINAAITTGFIIGPGLGGYLAELGIRVPFFAAAGAAAFVAVMTLIVLPESRLTAQLGTVKPMQENKDRLISQLVRSYREPYFFGLLIVFVLSFGLANYETVFGLFVDHKFGFTPKDIAFVITFGSISGAVIQVTAFSWILNRFGENKVISASLLISGLSIFLTLFVHGYWAIVTVTFIVFLAMDILRPAVGTQLSKMAVESQQGFVMGMNSAYTSLGNIAGPIVAGVLFDLDINFPYAVAALVLVLCFLLSLGSGKRMSRPDLQANHSD, encoded by the coding sequence ATGAAATTATTACTTAGAAACCGGGGAGCAATGCTGCTCCTGATGCTGAATATCTTTCTGGCGTTTACAGGGATCGGACTGGTTGTGCCGATTATGCCCACATATATGAATGAGCTGGGGATCGGAGGCAGCATTGTCGGACTGCTGGTGGCAGCCTTTTCGCTGACCCAACTGATTCTGTCCCCTTTTGCAGGCGGGGTGTCCGACCGGATGGGCCGCAAAAAAATCATTGTCGGCGGTTTGGTAGTATTTGCGCTGTCTGAGCTGCTGTTTGGTCTTGCCGAGTCAAGCTGGCTGCTGTTTGCGTCGCGAATGCTGGGAGGGGCCGGAGCGGCAATGATTATGCCTGCGGTCATGGCCTATGTGGCGGATACGACCTCTATGGAGGAACGGGCCAAAGGCATGGGGCTGATCAATGCGGCGATTACCACCGGCTTTATCATTGGACCGGGACTCGGCGGCTATCTGGCTGAGCTTGGCATCCGTGTGCCCTTCTTCGCAGCTGCGGGGGCAGCGGCGTTTGTTGCTGTGATGACCCTTATCGTACTGCCGGAATCACGTTTAACCGCACAGCTGGGCACAGTCAAGCCTATGCAGGAAAATAAAGACAGGCTTATTTCCCAGCTGGTACGTTCCTACCGCGAGCCTTATTTCTTCGGATTGCTGATCGTCTTTGTGCTGTCCTTTGGACTTGCCAATTATGAAACAGTATTCGGATTGTTTGTGGATCATAAGTTTGGCTTCACACCCAAAGATATTGCCTTTGTGATAACCTTTGGTTCGATTTCGGGAGCAGTGATTCAGGTTACGGCGTTCAGCTGGATTCTGAATCGTTTTGGGGAAAATAAGGTCATTTCGGCTTCACTGCTTATTTCCGGCCTGTCCATCTTCCTGACTTTATTTGTGCATGGCTACTGGGCCATTGTCACTGTAACCTTCATTGTGTTTCTTGCGATGGATATTCTGCGGCCCGCTGTCGGCACGCAGCTCTCCAAAATGGCTGTAGAGTCCCAGCAGGGCTTCGTGATGGGCATGAACTCCGCCTACACAAGTCTAGGGAATATTGCCGGACCCATTGTTGCCGGAGTCCTCTTCGACCTCGATATCAACTTTCCGTATGCTGTGGCCGCGCTTGTACTCGTTCTCTGCTTTTTGCTGTCGCTCGGTTCAGGAAAACGGATGAGCCGCCCGGACCTGCAAGCGAATCATAGCGATTAA